Proteins encoded within one genomic window of Halorussus salilacus:
- a CDS encoding ABC transporter ATP-binding protein produces MSEPVETERTPETHGTGEPILEVEDLRKTFGGITAVDGATFEVEEGTITGLIGPNGAGKTTTFNLISGFYRPDDGGVRYRGTDLQEIMRPSGTEQGIWMGASGLSFGGAGVAAAAAAGVSTVGLGVGAVVGAGLGAGVYQAQERVKSDLLDHEYSRPFRVSKAGLSRTFQITRELQGMTVLENLMLAPQDQRGERIANAWFRRSAVAAEEDEVRERAVEMLEFLELDHLANEYAGNLSGGQRKLLELGRVLMTDPDLILLDEPVAGVNPALTEKLLERIESLRERGYTFCIVEHDMEVIMNLSDTVIVMDQGKKLMEGTPEEVQSDQRVVDAYLGG; encoded by the coding sequence ATGAGCGAACCCGTAGAAACCGAACGCACGCCCGAGACGCACGGCACCGGGGAACCGATACTCGAAGTCGAGGACCTGCGCAAGACGTTCGGCGGCATCACCGCGGTCGACGGGGCGACGTTCGAGGTCGAGGAGGGGACCATCACCGGCCTCATCGGCCCGAACGGTGCCGGGAAGACCACGACGTTCAACCTCATCAGCGGCTTCTACAGGCCAGACGACGGCGGCGTTCGCTACCGGGGGACCGACCTCCAGGAGATAATGCGCCCGAGCGGAACCGAGCAGGGCATCTGGATGGGCGCGTCCGGACTCAGCTTCGGCGGCGCGGGCGTCGCCGCGGCGGCGGCTGCCGGGGTCTCCACGGTCGGACTCGGCGTTGGCGCAGTCGTCGGCGCGGGGCTGGGAGCCGGAGTCTATCAGGCCCAAGAGCGGGTCAAATCCGACCTGCTCGACCACGAGTACAGTCGGCCGTTCCGGGTGTCGAAGGCCGGACTCTCCCGGACGTTCCAGATCACCCGCGAGCTACAGGGGATGACCGTGCTGGAGAACCTGATGCTCGCGCCTCAGGACCAGCGGGGCGAGCGCATCGCCAACGCGTGGTTCCGGCGGAGCGCGGTCGCGGCGGAGGAAGACGAGGTCCGCGAGCGCGCGGTCGAGATGCTGGAGTTCCTCGAACTCGACCACCTCGCCAACGAGTACGCGGGCAACCTCTCGGGCGGCCAGCGCAAACTGCTCGAACTGGGTCGCGTGCTGATGACCGACCCGGACCTCATCCTGCTCGACGAACCGGTCGCCGGGGTCAACCCCGCGCTGACCGAGAAGCTACTGGAGCGAATCGAGAGCCTGCGCGAGCGGGGCTACACGTTCTGCATCGTCGAACACGACATGGAGGTCATCATGAACCTGAGCGACACCGTCATCGTCATGGACCAAGGCAAGAAGCTGATGGAAGGGACCCCCGAGGAAGTCCAGAGCGACCAGCGCGTCGTCGACGCGTATCTGGGGGGATAG
- a CDS encoding branched-chain amino acid ABC transporter permease, with amino-acid sequence MAISSSLVSLGTLVGIYAILALGLNVKFGYTGLLDIGHVAFYLVGAYVTALLVLAPASEQQFTTYILGLNWPWLPAIGAATVAAGLLGMLVALPAIRLREDYLAIAVLGISVILQRIVQSEGWLANGPGSLRGFEQPFRDHLPLPGETLPAAALFAFVVFVLWTVATYGLARVGGDVGPGPDIPADPGERTEADGGVTADRTISGPGTRGKVVDALLALTTLGVGYVAARRARAATGEAERRSLLAAGGLFAVASGVVTLLAFEWWLGLVAFAALAVGFYGIEERYVLLGGAVTATAAFAASLLAGGSEVVAFVFLGAFSLFTWVFGGVAAVRRYSDLSARDFALALGLAVAFVATFVPLIALGSGGGDQRSSVGLLLTMGLLTAFLYGLYYLGSNWKRYRSESRAGFVRLVGVGALWLFVIRYFVVANVPPLRSGGLSAAASNTVQNLLWLLQFQPDGAVFDYSRFLLVLTMASLALVYFLAERTVDSPFGRVLKAIREDEDVATSLGKNTFAYKVQGMVLGSAIAGFAGGLTAIYFQSLVHTMFAPRVTFIAFLILIIGGTANNRG; translated from the coding sequence GTGGCGATATCGTCCAGTCTCGTCTCGCTGGGCACCCTCGTGGGCATCTACGCGATACTCGCGCTGGGGCTGAACGTCAAGTTCGGCTACACCGGCCTGCTCGACATCGGTCACGTCGCGTTCTACCTGGTCGGGGCGTACGTCACCGCCCTGCTGGTACTCGCTCCGGCCAGCGAACAGCAGTTCACCACCTACATCCTCGGACTGAACTGGCCGTGGCTCCCGGCCATCGGCGCGGCGACGGTGGCCGCCGGACTCCTCGGCATGCTGGTCGCGCTCCCCGCCATCCGGCTGCGCGAGGACTACCTCGCCATCGCGGTGCTCGGCATCTCGGTCATCCTCCAGCGAATCGTCCAGTCGGAGGGCTGGCTCGCCAACGGCCCGGGGTCGCTCCGGGGGTTCGAACAGCCGTTCCGCGACCACCTCCCGCTCCCCGGCGAGACGCTTCCGGCCGCCGCGCTCTTCGCGTTCGTCGTGTTCGTCCTCTGGACCGTCGCGACCTACGGCCTCGCGCGGGTCGGCGGGGATGTCGGGCCCGGGCCCGACATCCCCGCCGACCCCGGCGAGCGAACAGAAGCCGACGGCGGGGTCACCGCCGACCGGACCATCTCGGGGCCGGGCACTCGCGGGAAGGTCGTCGACGCCCTGCTCGCGCTGACGACGCTCGGCGTCGGGTACGTCGCGGCCCGCCGAGCGCGGGCCGCGACCGGCGAGGCCGAACGGCGCTCGCTCCTCGCCGCGGGCGGCCTGTTCGCGGTCGCCTCGGGCGTCGTGACCCTCCTCGCGTTCGAGTGGTGGCTCGGACTGGTCGCGTTCGCGGCCCTCGCCGTGGGGTTCTACGGTATCGAAGAGCGCTACGTCCTGCTCGGCGGCGCGGTCACCGCCACCGCGGCGTTCGCGGCGTCGCTTCTCGCGGGCGGGTCGGAGGTCGTCGCGTTCGTCTTCCTCGGGGCGTTCTCGCTGTTTACGTGGGTGTTCGGCGGCGTCGCCGCAGTCCGGCGGTACAGCGACCTCTCCGCCCGCGACTTCGCGCTCGCGCTGGGGCTGGCGGTCGCGTTCGTCGCCACCTTCGTCCCGCTCATCGCGCTCGGGAGCGGCGGGGGCGACCAGCGCAGTAGCGTCGGCCTCCTGCTGACGATGGGACTGCTCACGGCGTTCCTCTACGGCCTGTACTACCTCGGGTCGAACTGGAAGCGGTACCGCTCGGAGTCGCGTGCGGGGTTCGTCAGACTCGTCGGCGTCGGCGCGCTCTGGCTGTTCGTCATCCGGTACTTCGTGGTGGCGAACGTTCCGCCACTGCGCAGCGGCGGCCTGAGCGCGGCCGCGTCCAACACCGTCCAGAACCTGCTGTGGCTCCTCCAGTTCCAGCCCGACGGCGCGGTGTTCGACTACTCGCGGTTCCTGCTGGTGCTGACGATGGCGTCGCTCGCGCTGGTGTACTTCCTCGCGGAGCGCACGGTCGACTCGCCGTTCGGGCGCGTGCTGAAGGCCATCCGCGAGGACGAGGACGTGGCGACCTCGCTCGGGAAGAACACCTTCGCCTACAAGGTCCAGGGCATGGTTCTGGGGTCGGCGATAGCCGGATTCGCCGGGGGACTGACCGCCATCTACTTCCAGAGTCTGGTCCACACGATGTTCGCGCCCCGGGTGACGTTCATCGCGTTCCTCATCCTCATCATCGGCGGCACCGCCAACAACAGGGGATGA
- a CDS encoding ABC transporter ATP-binding protein, protein MALLEARDVVSGYGDAQILHGVSMNVRNDEIVCIIGPNGAGKSTLMKAVFGLIDCWEGSVAFDGADITGHRPDEITREGMCYVPQTDNVFPNLTVRENLEMGAYILDDVPERALDEVFARFPILEERRNQKAGTMSGGQQQMLAMGRGLMVDPALMLVDEPSAGLAPDLVDEVFEKILAINESGTAVLMVEQNARKALRNSDRGYVLEMGENRFEDTGAALLENDEVIDLYLGGGGGTSGEAAGD, encoded by the coding sequence ATGGCGCTACTCGAAGCCCGCGACGTGGTCTCGGGATACGGTGACGCCCAGATTCTCCACGGCGTCTCGATGAACGTCCGCAACGACGAGATCGTCTGCATCATCGGGCCGAACGGGGCCGGAAAGTCCACGCTCATGAAGGCCGTCTTCGGCCTCATCGACTGCTGGGAGGGGTCGGTCGCCTTCGACGGCGCAGACATCACCGGCCACCGGCCCGACGAGATCACCCGCGAGGGGATGTGCTACGTCCCCCAGACCGACAACGTCTTTCCGAACCTCACGGTCCGGGAGAACCTCGAGATGGGCGCGTACATCCTCGACGACGTTCCCGAGCGCGCCCTCGACGAGGTGTTCGCACGGTTCCCCATCCTCGAAGAGCGCCGGAACCAGAAGGCCGGGACCATGTCGGGCGGCCAACAGCAGATGCTGGCGATGGGCCGCGGTCTGATGGTCGACCCGGCCCTGATGCTGGTCGACGAACCCTCCGCGGGACTCGCGCCCGACCTCGTCGACGAGGTGTTCGAGAAGATACTCGCGATAAACGAGTCGGGCACCGCGGTCCTGATGGTCGAGCAGAACGCCCGGAAGGCCCTGCGCAACTCCGACCGGGGCTACGTGCTGGAGATGGGCGAGAACCGGTTCGAGGACACCGGCGCGGCCCTGCTGGAGAACGACGAGGTCATTGACCTCTATCTGGGTGGCGGTGGCGGAACGAGCGGCGAAGCGGCAGGGGACTAG
- a CDS encoding CBS domain-containing protein, whose product MEGEVTVRDVMSREYVGVSESDTVLGAVRLMDDDGVGSVVVLRGSEPVGIMTESDVLALVADEGDPTETPVSEVMSEPVISVEADRGLSDAAGTMSHEDIRRVLVTDGDELVGVLDERDVISASASLSGMTSLRENPSGVGGEPVGNALVDDRREPEMTGSVVDDGDRAEYSDRSICEACGTLSRELSNVNGQLICVDCRDV is encoded by the coding sequence ATGGAAGGCGAAGTGACAGTCAGGGACGTGATGTCCCGCGAATACGTCGGCGTGAGCGAGTCGGATACGGTCCTGGGCGCGGTGCGGTTGATGGACGACGACGGCGTCGGGAGCGTCGTCGTCCTCCGCGGCAGCGAGCCGGTCGGCATCATGACCGAGTCCGACGTACTCGCGCTCGTCGCCGACGAGGGCGACCCCACCGAGACGCCCGTCTCGGAGGTGATGTCCGAGCCCGTCATCTCGGTCGAGGCCGACCGGGGGCTGTCCGACGCCGCGGGGACGATGTCCCACGAGGACATCCGGCGGGTCCTCGTCACCGACGGGGACGAACTCGTCGGCGTCCTCGACGAGCGCGACGTCATCTCGGCTTCCGCGTCGCTGTCGGGCATGACGTCGCTCCGTGAGAACCCCTCCGGCGTCGGCGGCGAGCCCGTCGGCAACGCCCTCGTCGACGACAGGCGCGAACCCGAGATGACGGGGAGCGTCGTCGACGACGGCGACCGCGCCGAGTACTCCGACCGGAGCATCTGCGAGGCGTGCGGGACGCTGAGCCGGGAGCTGTCGAACGTGAACGGCCAGCTCATCTGCGTGGACTGCCGGGACGTGTGA
- a CDS encoding branched-chain amino acid ABC transporter permease — translation MVPSTELANAVVNGLVTGSIVALGAIGLSLVYNIAEVPNFSHGEFLMLGAYVALFVNQPDTVPVFEALADARTLGTAGYVVLFALTVVPVLSAVSLLGGTAALKGSWWPGDPNPAVALGAHALAAATLGAVVVVGFPSIWAGLLLSGAILAAVAPLLEKGIFRKFRAKEASLATMLIVTLGLSFVLRFGTQAVYGGDVRTYEVPSVGNVFGYEVGLSAAKFFDFYATSGGVTLDVIDTAPTPPESMFAATYSWVAVAAVLAVTLGAAYAGYRWRRGGDEFGASRTVGPKLAASALGLAGFVASLFLLAGPGSVPESAAYSTRVRLSVMRASVLFIAVGMMGSLHFLLQETKLGTAMRASSDNIDLAKITGINTDRVMMATWIIAGAFAAVAGVMLGVLFSQLTVNMGFFLLLPMFAGVILGGLQSVYGAILGSYVVGLSMDVGIYAIPGVGSVYRIPIAFVILFVVLLVKPEGITGGS, via the coding sequence GTGGTACCTAGCACGGAGCTGGCGAACGCCGTCGTCAACGGCCTCGTGACCGGGAGCATCGTCGCGCTCGGTGCCATCGGCCTGTCGCTGGTGTACAACATCGCCGAGGTGCCGAACTTCTCCCACGGGGAGTTCCTGATGCTCGGGGCGTACGTCGCGCTGTTCGTCAACCAACCCGACACCGTGCCGGTGTTCGAGGCGCTGGCAGACGCGCGGACCCTCGGCACCGCGGGGTACGTCGTCCTGTTCGCGCTCACGGTCGTGCCGGTCCTGTCGGCGGTGTCCCTCCTCGGCGGGACCGCGGCGCTGAAGGGGTCGTGGTGGCCCGGCGACCCCAACCCGGCGGTCGCGCTCGGGGCCCACGCGCTCGCGGCCGCAACGCTGGGCGCGGTCGTGGTGGTCGGGTTCCCCTCCATCTGGGCCGGACTGTTGCTCTCGGGCGCGATTCTGGCCGCGGTCGCTCCCCTGCTGGAGAAGGGCATCTTCCGGAAGTTCCGCGCGAAGGAGGCCTCGCTGGCGACGATGCTCATCGTCACGCTCGGGCTCTCGTTCGTGTTGCGGTTCGGGACGCAGGCCGTCTACGGCGGCGACGTCCGGACCTACGAGGTCCCCAGCGTCGGCAACGTGTTCGGCTACGAGGTCGGCCTCTCGGCCGCGAAGTTCTTCGACTTCTACGCGACGAGCGGCGGCGTGACCCTCGACGTGATCGACACCGCGCCCACGCCGCCCGAGTCGATGTTCGCCGCGACCTACTCGTGGGTCGCGGTCGCCGCCGTCCTCGCGGTCACGCTCGGGGCGGCGTACGCCGGGTACCGGTGGCGGCGGGGAGGCGACGAGTTCGGAGCCTCCCGGACCGTCGGGCCGAAGCTCGCCGCGAGCGCGCTCGGACTGGCCGGGTTCGTCGCGTCGCTGTTCCTGCTCGCCGGACCGGGGTCGGTCCCCGAGTCGGCGGCCTACTCGACGCGGGTCCGGCTGTCGGTGATGCGGGCGTCGGTCCTGTTCATCGCGGTGGGGATGATGGGGTCGCTTCACTTCCTGCTTCAGGAGACCAAACTCGGGACGGCGATGCGGGCGTCCAGCGACAACATCGACCTCGCGAAGATAACCGGCATCAACACCGACCGCGTGATGATGGCGACGTGGATAATCGCGGGGGCGTTCGCCGCCGTCGCTGGCGTGATGCTGGGTGTGCTGTTCAGCCAGCTCACGGTCAACATGGGATTCTTCCTCCTGCTCCCGATGTTCGCCGGAGTCATCCTCGGCGGGCTCCAGTCGGTGTACGGCGCGATTCTCGGGAGCTACGTCGTCGGTCTGTCGATGGACGTGGGCATCTACGCCATCCCGGGCGTCGGGTCGGTCTACCGAATCCCCATCGCGTTCGTCATCCTGTTCGTCGTCCTGCTCGTCAAACCGGAAGGAATCACGGGGGGGAGCTGA
- a CDS encoding alpha/beta hydrolase, whose protein sequence is MHQWKRGVAVALAVLLIAVSGVAVYFSFPQQGHTSSVRSVQDDPRISVSSADGVGVLSPTETNSTTGLVFYPGARVAPDAYYRALAPLVTRANVTVFVPTMPLNVALLDPDAAESIRTSHPHIRTWAVGGHSLGGVAACQYTDSNPGDVRGLVLLASYCNGDVSDQSLAVLSVTGSADTVLDRENYRAGRTRLPPNATFHEIRGMNHTQFGSYRGQRGDSRAPLSYDEAHRRLAEVLVSWARDHLDSGQSRSIGGDGKDGPLQPIPRESWTLAANR, encoded by the coding sequence ATGCACCAATGGAAACGGGGTGTGGCGGTCGCGCTCGCGGTCCTGCTGATCGCGGTGAGTGGTGTGGCCGTCTATTTTTCGTTTCCCCAACAGGGACACACGTCGTCGGTCCGATCGGTCCAAGACGACCCGCGGATTTCGGTCTCGTCAGCGGATGGTGTGGGAGTGCTCTCGCCGACAGAGACGAACTCGACCACGGGACTCGTGTTCTATCCCGGCGCGCGCGTCGCTCCGGACGCCTACTATCGCGCGCTCGCACCGCTGGTGACGCGGGCGAACGTCACCGTGTTCGTCCCGACGATGCCCCTCAACGTAGCACTCCTCGACCCCGATGCCGCCGAGTCGATACGGACCAGCCATCCCCACATTCGAACGTGGGCCGTCGGCGGGCACTCGCTCGGCGGTGTCGCGGCCTGTCAGTACACCGACTCCAACCCGGGCGACGTTCGGGGACTCGTCCTGTTGGCCTCCTACTGCAACGGCGACGTGAGCGACCAGTCGCTGGCGGTTCTCAGCGTCACCGGGAGTGCGGATACCGTCCTCGACCGCGAGAACTACCGTGCAGGCCGAACTCGCCTCCCGCCGAACGCGACGTTCCACGAAATCAGGGGGATGAACCACACGCAGTTCGGGTCGTATCGTGGCCAACGGGGGGATTCGCGTGCGCCGCTTTCGTACGACGAGGCGCATCGGCGACTCGCCGAAGTCCTCGTCTCTTGGGCGCGAGACCACCTCGATAGCGGGCAGTCGCGGAGCATCGGCGGAGACGGGAAGGACGGGCCTCTGCAACCCATCCCCCGAGAGTCGTGGACGCTGGCGGCGAACCGGTGA
- a CDS encoding GNAT family N-acetyltransferase has product MTTTRDLTPDDAPELTALYEEYEWWADRDEATVREALADTEVAVGVEDDGDLVASARVLTDYRYYATVYDVIVAADRRGEGFGEELVDALVEHPDLQALPGLSLLCREGLVPFYESVGFELFGPEFEVPEGGEEELVRMVYKHE; this is encoded by the coding sequence ATGACGACGACCCGAGACCTCACCCCCGACGACGCCCCGGAACTGACCGCCCTCTACGAGGAGTACGAGTGGTGGGCCGACCGCGACGAAGCCACCGTCCGCGAGGCGCTGGCCGACACGGAGGTCGCGGTCGGCGTCGAGGACGACGGCGACCTCGTGGCGTCGGCGCGCGTCCTGACCGATTACCGGTACTACGCCACCGTCTACGACGTCATCGTCGCGGCCGACCGCCGCGGCGAGGGGTTCGGCGAGGAGCTCGTGGACGCGCTCGTTGAGCATCCGGATTTGCAGGCGCTTCCGGGCCTCTCGCTACTCTGCCGGGAGGGGCTGGTCCCCTTCTACGAGTCGGTCGGCTTCGAACTGTTCGGTCCGGAGTTCGAAGTTCCGGAGGGCGGCGAAGAGGAGCTAGTGAGGATGGTGTACAAGCACGAATGA
- a CDS encoding ABC transporter substrate-binding protein — protein sequence MSENYRTTRRSVLRATTAAGVAGLVGVPTSAGAQDGPIQMGSILPITGELSAYGSGMQEAVNLAVQDVNDAGGPLDREIEINNTDSQTVPDQAIQQYQTLVNEDNIIGFVGAASSGVSVPLAQQVADDEVMQVSNASTTPVLANIGYNEDETVKYFARTAPNDAQQGIVMGQILNEDDYVGADTAAFLHVANPYGEGLAQNASDAFEGETTEMVAYDPQATDYTSTLDSVFAGDPDAVGFVGYPGNGRTILEQWSNGGYGGEWVLSEGLNSAEFLQELSDITAGMYVASPDPEQTDGADAFEEKIGDANTLFAPHAYDALFLMALAIEQGGEASATAIAENIRSVSRPEAGAMATETETATAEETPSGSVVTVGEFDRAKELIADGEDINYQGASSPVNLNENLEPLNQFAILQVQDDGSTESLETIPRSFFRGQLSGGNGGQETTTE from the coding sequence ATGTCAGAGAACTATCGAACGACGCGACGGAGCGTGCTCAGAGCCACGACGGCCGCGGGGGTGGCCGGGTTGGTCGGCGTCCCGACCTCGGCGGGCGCGCAGGACGGCCCCATCCAGATGGGGTCGATTCTGCCGATTACGGGCGAGCTCAGCGCGTACGGGAGCGGGATGCAGGAAGCGGTCAATCTCGCGGTCCAGGACGTAAACGACGCGGGCGGACCGCTCGACCGGGAGATCGAGATCAACAACACCGACAGCCAGACCGTGCCAGACCAGGCGATACAGCAGTACCAGACGCTGGTCAACGAGGACAACATCATCGGCTTCGTCGGCGCGGCCTCCAGCGGCGTGTCGGTGCCGCTGGCCCAACAGGTCGCCGACGACGAGGTGATGCAGGTGAGCAACGCCAGCACCACCCCGGTGCTCGCCAACATCGGGTACAACGAGGACGAGACGGTCAAGTACTTCGCGCGGACCGCGCCCAACGACGCCCAGCAGGGCATCGTGATGGGCCAGATCCTCAACGAGGACGACTACGTCGGCGCGGACACCGCCGCCTTCCTCCACGTCGCGAACCCCTACGGCGAGGGACTCGCCCAGAACGCCAGCGACGCCTTCGAGGGCGAGACCACAGAGATGGTCGCCTACGACCCGCAGGCGACCGACTACACCTCGACGCTCGACTCGGTGTTCGCTGGCGACCCCGACGCGGTCGGGTTCGTCGGCTATCCCGGGAACGGCCGGACCATCCTCGAACAGTGGTCGAATGGGGGCTACGGCGGCGAGTGGGTCCTCAGCGAGGGGCTCAACTCCGCGGAGTTCCTCCAGGAACTCAGCGACATCACGGCCGGGATGTACGTCGCCTCGCCCGACCCCGAGCAGACCGATGGGGCCGACGCCTTCGAGGAGAAGATCGGCGACGCCAACACCCTGTTCGCGCCCCACGCCTACGACGCGCTGTTCCTGATGGCGCTCGCCATCGAGCAGGGAGGCGAGGCCAGCGCCACCGCCATCGCCGAGAACATCCGGTCGGTCTCGCGGCCCGAAGCGGGAGCGATGGCAACCGAGACCGAAACTGCGACCGCCGAGGAGACCCCCTCGGGGTCGGTCGTCACCGTCGGGGAGTTCGACCGCGCGAAGGAACTCATCGCCGACGGCGAGGACATCAACTACCAGGGCGCGTCGAGTCCCGTCAACCTCAACGAGAACCTCGAACCGCTCAACCAGTTCGCCATCCTGCAGGTCCAAGACGACGGCTCGACCGAGAGTCTGGAGACCATCCCGCGGAGCTTCTTCCGCGGACAGCTCTCGGGCGGGAACGGCGGTCAGGAGACGACGACGGAGTAG
- a CDS encoding DUF5785 family protein produces MDWPHDPDGEEGSEGGRKYGMAVLAKKLDEEEDFPLAREEFVEEHADEPVRINYQRVVSVADIFEYVDQDEFEDIVDFHKAVGRGMRAGGFWDYHPKGENPEKKSA; encoded by the coding sequence ATGGACTGGCCCCACGACCCCGACGGCGAAGAGGGAAGCGAAGGCGGGCGCAAGTACGGCATGGCGGTCCTCGCCAAGAAACTCGACGAGGAGGAGGACTTCCCGCTCGCGAGGGAGGAGTTCGTCGAGGAACACGCCGACGAGCCGGTGCGCATCAACTACCAGCGCGTCGTGAGCGTCGCCGACATCTTCGAGTACGTCGACCAGGACGAGTTCGAGGACATCGTCGACTTCCACAAGGCGGTCGGGCGCGGGATGCGCGCTGGCGGCTTCTGGGACTACCACCCGAAGGGCGAGAACCCCGAGAAGAAGAGCGCCTGA
- a CDS encoding GTP cyclohydrolase III, whose protein sequence is MTNTQVTLVQIDNYGPWTVTPEPRREVDLQTLQSRLYADLSQLVGNREGYVFFTRFDNMVAVTNGMDDTDHAMIQESVGNRYPVTVSFGVGVDPSPVEALSDATAHLQDAGSAQDDSRTEILRGATLDPDERTDDDVQIAHFDVNDATGKYTDRLNAFDSFIHIEQGYAELMQYMRRAHDGLSFFVGGDNVIAVCPDLDELAYEDAIQHVKNTVEVELKVGVGQADTPQTAGMAAKHALEECREDGDRVVIDR, encoded by the coding sequence GTGACGAACACGCAGGTCACCCTCGTTCAGATCGACAACTACGGCCCGTGGACAGTGACGCCCGAACCGCGCCGGGAGGTCGACCTCCAGACCCTCCAATCGCGGCTCTACGCCGACCTCTCCCAACTGGTCGGCAACCGCGAGGGGTACGTCTTCTTCACCCGATTCGACAACATGGTCGCGGTGACGAACGGGATGGACGACACCGACCACGCCATGATACAGGAGTCGGTCGGGAACCGCTACCCCGTGACCGTCAGCTTCGGGGTCGGCGTCGACCCCAGTCCGGTCGAGGCGCTCTCGGACGCGACCGCCCACCTGCAGGACGCCGGGAGCGCGCAGGACGACTCGCGCACCGAGATTCTTCGGGGCGCGACCCTCGACCCCGACGAGCGGACCGACGACGACGTGCAGATCGCCCACTTCGACGTGAACGACGCCACCGGAAAGTACACCGACCGGCTCAACGCCTTCGACTCGTTCATCCACATCGAGCAGGGCTACGCCGAGCTGATGCAGTACATGCGCCGGGCCCACGACGGCCTCTCCTTTTTCGTCGGCGGGGACAACGTCATCGCGGTGTGTCCGGACCTCGACGAACTCGCCTACGAGGACGCGATCCAGCACGTCAAGAACACCGTCGAGGTCGAACTCAAGGTCGGCGTCGGTCAGGCAGACACCCCCCAGACCGCGGGGATGGCGGCCAAGCACGCCCTCGAAGAGTGCCGCGAGGACGGCGACCGCGTGGTCATCGACCGCTGA
- the udk gene encoding uridine kinase → MTIPSFVVGIAGGTGAGKTTVAREITEEVEDSVTRIPMDNYYEDLSHMDFEERAEVNYDHPSAFEWGLLREHMDTLLSGQPIEMPQYDFSIHNRKDETRTVEPTDVIVLEGIFALYDEELNEMLDLRVYVETDADVRILRRIERDVVERERDLEGVIDQYLSTVKPMHEQFVAPTKKRADIIIPEGANAVAVGLLEEKVRAETYTDSGSAWRLGDEGVEREQRGRYAMTDASTGVTNPGGEGGEDREGEKSGGDGENGENGRFGESFD, encoded by the coding sequence ATGACAATCCCCTCCTTCGTCGTCGGCATCGCCGGTGGGACCGGGGCCGGGAAGACGACGGTCGCCCGCGAGATCACCGAGGAGGTCGAGGACTCGGTCACGCGCATCCCGATGGACAACTACTACGAGGACCTCTCGCACATGGACTTCGAGGAGCGGGCGGAGGTCAACTACGACCACCCCTCGGCGTTCGAGTGGGGTCTCCTGCGCGAGCACATGGACACCCTGCTGTCGGGCCAGCCCATCGAGATGCCCCAGTACGACTTCTCGATACACAATCGAAAGGACGAGACCCGGACCGTCGAGCCGACCGACGTCATCGTGCTGGAGGGCATCTTCGCGCTCTACGACGAGGAACTGAACGAGATGCTCGACCTCCGGGTGTACGTCGAGACCGACGCCGACGTGCGCATCCTCCGGCGCATCGAGCGCGACGTGGTCGAGCGCGAGCGCGACCTGGAGGGCGTCATCGACCAGTACCTCTCGACGGTCAAGCCGATGCACGAGCAGTTCGTCGCGCCCACCAAGAAGCGCGCCGACATCATCATCCCCGAGGGGGCCAACGCGGTCGCGGTCGGCCTGCTGGAGGAGAAGGTCCGCGCCGAGACCTACACCGACTCGGGGTCGGCGTGGCGACTCGGCGACGAGGGCGTCGAACGCGAGCAGCGGGGCCGCTACGCGATGACCGACGCGAGCACGGGCGTCACGAATCCCGGCGGGGAGGGCGGAGAGGACAGAGAGGGCGAAAAGAGCGGCGGAGACGGAGAGAACGGGGAGAACGGTCGGTTCGGCGAGTCGTTCGACTGA